One part of the Bacteroidia bacterium genome encodes these proteins:
- a CDS encoding prephenate dehydrogenase/arogenate dehydrogenase family protein, which yields MKERFCIVGMGLIGGSLAMALRQRFPDAEIWGVDNHPENASYALSSGMVNRMVETEELFPEPFILFLALPVDVIRDLLPGLLDRIHGTEAVVVDLGSTKSAICEAVAGHKARPRFVAAHPIAGTEHSGPQYALPDLFRNKRIILCEEERSSPEVWKRVKAVFEELGMQVTVLDPIIHDRSYAYVSHLSHAIAYALGLSVLEMEKEIEGLRELSGTGFSSTVRLAKSSAKMWVPVLSQNAEETGKAIDAFIAKLEELKVLMQAGDEKGLRAYIEKANKISKLTGN from the coding sequence AGGTTTTGTATTGTGGGAATGGGACTGATCGGGGGATCACTGGCTATGGCATTGAGGCAGCGCTTCCCCGATGCGGAGATATGGGGGGTAGATAATCATCCCGAGAACGCATCCTATGCCCTTTCCTCCGGAATGGTGAACAGAATGGTGGAGACAGAGGAGCTGTTTCCGGAACCCTTCATACTGTTCCTGGCCCTGCCTGTGGATGTAATTCGTGATTTATTGCCCGGACTATTGGACCGGATCCATGGAACAGAGGCCGTGGTGGTTGATCTGGGCAGTACGAAGTCAGCCATCTGCGAAGCCGTTGCCGGACATAAGGCCCGACCCCGGTTTGTGGCGGCGCACCCCATCGCCGGAACCGAGCATTCAGGTCCGCAGTACGCACTGCCCGATCTTTTTCGTAACAAAAGAATTATCTTATGCGAGGAAGAGCGCTCGTCACCTGAGGTGTGGAAACGGGTGAAAGCAGTTTTTGAAGAGCTTGGAATGCAGGTTACTGTGCTGGATCCCATCATTCACGATCGCAGCTATGCCTATGTTTCTCATTTAAGCCATGCCATTGCGTATGCATTAGGACTCTCGGTATTGGAAATGGAAAAAGAAATCGAAGGATTAAGAGAACTTTCGGGCACCGGCTTTTCAAGCACGGTGCGATTGGCAAAGTCCAGTGCTAAAATGTGGGTTCCGGTACTGAGTCAGAATGCGGAAGAGACGGGCAAAGCCATTGATGCGTTCATTGCAAAACTGGAGGAACTGAAGGTTTTGATGCAGGCCGGCGATGAAAAGGGGCTGCGTGCCTATATTGAAAAGGCGAACAAGATCAGCAAGCTGACCGGAAATTAA
- a CDS encoding dihydroorotase: MELILRSARITDSRSVLSGKITDILIENGVITDIRKGIRSSTARVIESEHLHVSAGWFDMQVNFCDPGMEYKEDIRSGCRAAAAGGFTGVLLMPSTQPSISSKAQVEYVLNKSEKEIVEIVPAGTLSELQEGKDLAEMFDMYQSGARAFTDDLCAVKDAGLMNRAIQYTNNFGGLILAYCDDPAISGDGKMNEGVESTKLGLKGIPGLAEEIMVARNIFLAEYNNARIHLCGISTAKSVQMIREAKKKKIKVTASANCANLFFNDSALREFDTNLKVKPPLRNQADQEALLKGVADGTIDVIASDHRPEDVENKVVEFDHAAFGMSSIETMFAMANMSRGRMSLEKLIEKFSVNPRKLLGLPIPQIKKGEKANLTVFDPTLQNTIQATDFKSKSKNNPLIAKTMQGKVLGIVHKNKFQGN; encoded by the coding sequence ATGGAACTGATCTTACGCTCTGCACGCATTACGGACTCCCGCTCGGTACTTTCCGGAAAAATCACGGATATATTAATCGAGAACGGAGTAATAACTGATATAAGGAAAGGAATCCGCTCCTCCACTGCCCGTGTGATCGAATCCGAACATCTCCATGTGTCGGCGGGATGGTTCGACATGCAGGTTAATTTTTGTGACCCGGGAATGGAATATAAAGAAGATATACGTTCCGGTTGTCGTGCCGCCGCAGCCGGAGGTTTTACCGGTGTTCTTCTCATGCCCTCTACCCAACCATCTATCAGTTCTAAAGCCCAGGTCGAATACGTACTGAACAAGTCGGAGAAGGAAATAGTAGAAATTGTGCCTGCCGGAACGCTGTCTGAACTTCAGGAAGGAAAAGATCTGGCAGAAATGTTTGATATGTATCAATCGGGCGCCCGCGCCTTCACAGACGACCTGTGTGCTGTGAAGGATGCAGGGTTGATGAACCGGGCAATTCAGTATACCAACAACTTTGGAGGTTTGATATTGGCCTACTGTGATGATCCGGCGATCTCCGGAGATGGGAAAATGAACGAGGGGGTTGAAAGCACCAAGCTGGGATTAAAAGGAATTCCCGGACTTGCTGAAGAAATTATGGTTGCCCGAAATATTTTCCTTGCCGAATACAACAATGCGCGAATCCATCTGTGTGGAATTTCGACTGCAAAATCAGTACAGATGATACGGGAAGCGAAGAAGAAAAAAATCAAAGTTACCGCCTCTGCGAATTGCGCGAATCTGTTCTTCAATGACAGTGCGCTGCGGGAATTTGACACGAATCTGAAAGTAAAACCCCCACTGAGGAATCAGGCAGACCAGGAAGCATTGCTAAAGGGAGTTGCGGATGGAACGATTGATGTGATCGCTTCGGACCATCGTCCGGAAGATGTAGAAAACAAAGTGGTAGAATTTGATCATGCGGCCTTTGGAATGAGTAGTATCGAGACCATGTTTGCCATGGCGAACATGAGCCGGGGGCGAATGAGTCTGGAGAAGCTGATTGAAAAATTCTCGGTGAATCCGCGGAAGCTGCTAGGCCTTCCCATCCCACAAATAAAAAAAGGAGAAAAAGCGAATCTTACGGTGTTTGATCCTACACTACAGAACACTATTCAGGCGACCGACTTCAAATCAAAATCGAAGAACAATCCCCTGATCGCTAAAACAATGCAGGGAAAAGTGCTCGGAATAGTGCACAAGAATAAATTCCAGGGGAATTAA
- a CDS encoding BatA domain-containing protein, which yields MAFLFPGFLFALLALSVPILVHLFNFRRYKTVLFTNVRFLKEVKKDTQSKNRLKYLLILASRLIALAALIFAFAQPYLAAEEGHVPAGQRALSVYLDNSFSMDALGRNGTLLEDARNKAREIASTFSNSDLFQLVTNDFEGKHQRLVNKEEFLELLEEVQLSPAARDLNSVLTRQKDALAGAGTLQKAVYLLSDFQRSISNLGSVPADTSVRIHLVPLESNSVSNVYVDSVWFPTPVRQKNRSERVFLRIRNFSLNLLENIPVKLFINGQQRAPGSFSLEPGAAGEYFLSFVCKESGIQNCRVEIQDHPLTFDDAFYFSFTLRNTIPVLAIHEQSADSTVKSLRAVYSDSLFRYLEADAKSIDYSSFPRYALIVLNGLKSISSGLSSELKKFTDGGGSVFLIPGTEIDLPSYKNFLQPLSCPFPESTDTSRIKTGKLFYEHPLFENVFDKKPENPDLPVVTRRYTFSRAVRSTEEPLLQLQNGESFLSVIPIGNGRLYLSAVALHPSWSNFTRHALFVPVFFQSALHATPAEKLYYTIGKGEGIEHISTGAGGEKIFHLKGPDQSDLIPETRSEGNFSTVYPGNLVRKAGNYSLYSGDSVLSGISYNYDRRESDPGCFTAEELKEMISSGDLKNIRVIEAGEKNLAEIIRIAEQGTPLWKWFIALCLLFLGTEVCLIRFMK from the coding sequence ATGGCCTTTCTCTTCCCAGGCTTCCTTTTTGCTCTCCTCGCACTATCTGTTCCCATTCTCGTACACCTATTCAATTTCCGGAGATACAAGACCGTTCTTTTTACGAATGTCCGCTTCCTGAAGGAAGTTAAAAAAGACACGCAGAGTAAAAACCGTCTCAAGTATTTACTGATCCTTGCCTCGCGACTGATCGCTCTTGCCGCACTGATCTTCGCCTTTGCGCAACCTTATCTTGCCGCGGAAGAAGGACATGTACCGGCCGGACAAAGGGCGCTGAGTGTATACCTGGATAATTCATTCAGTATGGATGCTCTGGGACGAAACGGTACACTGCTGGAAGATGCGCGAAACAAAGCCCGTGAGATTGCCTCTACCTTCAGTAACTCCGATCTTTTTCAGCTGGTGACCAATGATTTTGAGGGTAAGCACCAGCGGCTTGTAAACAAGGAAGAATTTCTGGAACTGCTCGAAGAGGTGCAATTGAGTCCGGCTGCCCGCGACCTTAATTCCGTTCTCACACGTCAAAAAGATGCACTGGCCGGAGCCGGAACTTTGCAAAAAGCGGTGTATCTCCTTTCCGACTTTCAGCGCAGCATCAGTAATCTCGGTTCTGTGCCTGCCGACACTTCGGTGCGCATTCATCTTGTGCCCCTTGAGAGCAATTCCGTGAGTAACGTCTATGTGGATTCCGTCTGGTTTCCCACACCGGTAAGGCAAAAGAACAGGAGCGAACGGGTGTTTCTGCGCATCCGCAATTTTTCGCTCAATCTGCTGGAGAATATTCCGGTAAAGCTATTCATCAACGGACAGCAGCGTGCTCCCGGATCTTTCTCTCTTGAACCGGGCGCAGCCGGTGAATACTTCCTCAGCTTTGTCTGCAAGGAAAGCGGCATACAGAATTGCCGTGTTGAAATTCAGGATCATCCGCTCACTTTCGACGACGCCTTCTATTTTTCATTCACACTTCGTAACACCATTCCGGTGCTCGCCATCCATGAACAGTCAGCTGACAGTACGGTAAAAAGTCTGCGCGCAGTTTATTCCGACAGCCTGTTCCGCTATTTAGAAGCAGACGCTAAGAGCATTGACTACTCCTCCTTCCCCCGTTATGCGCTTATTGTACTGAACGGATTAAAAAGCATTTCCAGCGGGCTTTCCTCCGAGCTTAAAAAATTTACTGACGGCGGTGGTTCCGTATTTTTGATCCCCGGCACTGAAATTGATTTGCCATCCTATAAAAACTTCTTACAACCGCTGTCATGCCCTTTCCCTGAGAGTACGGACACTTCCAGGATAAAAACAGGGAAACTTTTTTACGAGCACCCTCTTTTTGAGAATGTGTTTGACAAAAAACCGGAGAACCCGGATCTTCCGGTTGTCACCCGGAGGTATACATTTTCCCGAGCAGTTCGCAGTACAGAAGAGCCGCTTCTGCAACTGCAAAACGGGGAATCTTTCCTTAGCGTGATCCCAATTGGTAACGGCAGGCTCTACCTTTCCGCGGTTGCCCTGCATCCTTCCTGGTCCAACTTCACTCGTCATGCGCTGTTCGTGCCGGTATTCTTTCAATCGGCACTGCATGCTACACCGGCAGAAAAACTATATTACACCATTGGGAAAGGGGAAGGAATAGAACACATTTCCACCGGAGCAGGAGGAGAGAAGATTTTTCACTTGAAAGGACCGGATCAGTCGGATCTGATTCCTGAAACGCGCAGTGAAGGGAATTTCTCGACGGTTTATCCCGGAAATCTGGTCAGGAAAGCGGGAAACTACAGCCTGTATTCCGGCGACAGTGTACTGAGCGGCATCTCGTACAATTACGACCGCCGGGAATCGGATCCGGGCTGCTTCACCGCAGAAGAACTAAAAGAAATGATCAGCTCCGGGGATCTGAAAAACATCCGGGTAATTGAAGCCGGCGAGAAAAATCTGGCGGAAATCATTCGCATTGCCGAACAAGGCACACCACTTTGGAAATGGTTTATCGCTCTATGCCTGCTCTTTTTGGGAACAGAAGTATGTTTAATCCGCTTTATGAAATAA
- a CDS encoding EI24 domain-containing protein: MRNVFSQVWIGLAAYFRSVIFVVKHGLWLYFLVPAILSVLVWWGGDLTLRQLRTENFQNLADDEIDRYLIIGLQSLFVYVAFKLNKYLVMILLSPVLTQLSARTERLLTANVYPFRFKQYLHNLLRGLQIAFRNLFLQMIIILLWLTFAAFIPNMQAATPVIVIIIGFYFYGFYFMDYVSERLGYSLDESVTFIRKNAALSFTIGGIFTALFLIPYAGVIIAPVLASVASTIAVDRVVGLKNVIRGRFEKGEKGADPRSDQAFFSKGGRNI, from the coding sequence GTGAGGAATGTGTTCAGTCAGGTATGGATTGGTCTTGCCGCCTATTTCAGAAGCGTAATCTTTGTTGTAAAACACGGGCTTTGGCTCTATTTCCTGGTGCCCGCCATACTCTCCGTTTTGGTTTGGTGGGGTGGCGACTTGACCCTGCGCCAGCTCCGAACGGAGAATTTTCAAAACCTGGCCGATGATGAAATAGACCGCTACCTGATCATCGGGCTTCAGTCCTTGTTTGTTTATGTGGCTTTTAAGCTGAATAAATACCTTGTGATGATCCTGCTTTCACCCGTACTGACGCAGCTATCCGCACGTACTGAACGTCTCCTTACTGCGAATGTCTACCCCTTCCGATTTAAACAGTATCTCCACAATCTGCTTCGCGGACTTCAGATCGCATTCCGGAACCTGTTTCTGCAAATGATTATCATCCTGCTATGGCTGACATTCGCCGCCTTCATTCCAAACATGCAGGCGGCAACCCCGGTGATCGTTATTATTATTGGATTCTATTTCTACGGATTTTATTTCATGGATTATGTCAGTGAGCGGCTGGGATATTCTCTCGATGAAAGTGTCACTTTCATACGGAAAAACGCTGCGCTCTCCTTCACTATCGGAGGAATATTTACCGCCCTTTTTCTCATTCCTTATGCCGGAGTTATTATTGCCCCCGTGCTGGCTTCGGTCGCCTCTACGATTGCAGTAGACAGAGTGGTTGGACTGAAAAATGTGATCCGTGGAAGGTTCGAAAAGGGAGAGAAAGGAGCTGATCCTAGATCTGACCAGGCATTTTTTTCTAAGGGTGGGAGAAATATTTGA
- a CDS encoding gliding motility-associated C-terminal domain-containing protein has protein sequence MKFSITGLTILLWLFTTGSDISAQQVAAPELRCLSVNCANGNVTLTWTIPPDPGSTFVAYHVFKGGSYLASVGNRLTNTYTDISGSAMFQSECYYVETESFIGNPVTSPALDTLCTMFLTISNPGGQVATLNWNAPRNPLLSTMQPWYKIYCDYPVNGTFVDSTQALTYVDTQIVCNRTISYSIELADNMPCFNISMCAASLFKDATPPATPVIDSVSVNALNNATIGWTPPTSGDVTAYVIYQFVNNLWVAIDTVYGYGNTSYGNPNSAADVQSEWYCIAAMDSCGNLSPLGNYHNTMYLTGSVDPCSASTNLSWNPYINWPGGVSGYEIWVSVDGGPYSLAGTTTSGVTNFSHTSLNNGSVYCYNIHAIENASTRTSTSNTLCLNAALPTAPVFTYGQSSSVIAPENVRIDAYVDILADVTSYVFERADALTGPYMVVGTVPFTGTPNIFLLDGSAYTETQSHYYRIISIDSCGNPVQTSNISRTIFATATANNNMTNTLTWNDYEGFDAGVLSYDIYRSVDFAPFTLISTVGPGNTVFVDDAVPFIQGSGRFEYYIVANEDAGNQYNITGLAASNIAEAFQTAKFYVPNAFVPGGVNSVFLPNGSFYDKSEFTMTIHNRWGQLLFTSDNPFIGWDGTFEGSVCQEDAYVWFIKYKTAAGEYIEQYGTVSLIGK, from the coding sequence GTGAAATTTTCTATTACCGGCCTTACAATTCTGCTGTGGTTATTTACCACCGGCTCTGATATTTCTGCTCAGCAGGTTGCTGCTCCTGAATTAAGATGCCTGTCGGTGAACTGTGCGAACGGGAATGTCACGCTTACCTGGACTATCCCTCCGGATCCGGGCAGTACTTTTGTTGCCTATCATGTTTTTAAAGGGGGATCCTATCTGGCTTCCGTCGGTAACCGCCTTACCAATACCTATACTGACATTTCCGGATCGGCCATGTTCCAGTCGGAATGTTATTACGTTGAAACGGAATCGTTCATTGGCAATCCTGTTACATCTCCTGCGCTGGACACTCTTTGCACCATGTTTCTCACGATTTCTAATCCGGGTGGGCAGGTCGCGACATTGAACTGGAACGCCCCGCGGAACCCGCTCCTTTCTACCATGCAGCCCTGGTATAAGATCTATTGTGACTATCCGGTGAATGGTACATTCGTTGACAGCACACAAGCGTTGACCTATGTGGACACCCAGATCGTTTGTAACCGTACGATCAGTTATTCTATCGAATTGGCGGATAACATGCCCTGTTTCAATATTTCAATGTGCGCCGCCAGTCTTTTTAAAGATGCCACCCCTCCCGCCACACCGGTCATTGATTCTGTCAGCGTGAACGCATTGAACAATGCCACCATCGGATGGACACCGCCAACAAGCGGAGATGTTACAGCCTATGTCATCTATCAGTTTGTGAACAATCTCTGGGTTGCAATAGACACAGTGTACGGATACGGGAACACTTCTTACGGAAATCCAAATTCTGCTGCAGATGTGCAAAGTGAATGGTACTGCATTGCAGCCATGGATTCATGTGGCAATCTGAGCCCTCTCGGTAATTATCACAACACGATGTACCTGACCGGCAGTGTTGATCCTTGCAGTGCTTCCACTAACCTCAGCTGGAATCCCTATATTAATTGGCCGGGAGGCGTGAGCGGTTATGAAATTTGGGTTTCGGTGGATGGCGGTCCGTATTCGCTTGCTGGCACAACCACCTCCGGCGTTACCAACTTCTCTCATACTTCACTCAATAACGGATCGGTTTACTGTTATAATATTCATGCTATTGAAAATGCAAGTACGCGAACATCCACTTCCAATACCTTATGTCTCAATGCCGCGCTTCCGACCGCACCCGTTTTTACGTACGGACAAAGCAGCTCCGTAATCGCACCGGAAAATGTCAGAATTGATGCTTATGTTGATATTCTGGCGGATGTGACCTCGTATGTGTTTGAGCGTGCTGATGCGCTAACGGGTCCTTATATGGTAGTCGGTACCGTTCCTTTTACAGGTACACCAAATATTTTTCTGCTGGATGGCTCCGCCTACACTGAGACGCAGTCGCACTACTACCGGATCATTTCCATTGACAGCTGCGGCAATCCGGTCCAAACCAGTAATATTTCCAGAACTATTTTTGCGACCGCCACTGCCAATAATAATATGACGAATACCCTCACATGGAATGATTATGAAGGCTTCGATGCCGGAGTACTGAGCTACGATATTTACCGAAGTGTGGACTTCGCACCTTTTACACTGATCTCTACTGTCGGACCAGGTAATACGGTTTTCGTGGACGATGCCGTTCCGTTTATTCAGGGTAGCGGACGCTTCGAATACTATATTGTTGCAAACGAAGACGCAGGTAACCAGTATAATATCACAGGCTTGGCCGCTTCAAATATTGCCGAAGCGTTCCAGACGGCCAAGTTCTATGTTCCCAATGCCTTCGTTCCCGGTGGAGTGAACTCTGTTTTCCTTCCTAACGGCTCCTTTTATGATAAAAGTGAATTTACAATGACAATTCATAACCGGTGGGGCCAGTTGTTGTTCACAAGCGATAATCCTTTTATCGGATGGGATGGCACCTTTGAAGGTTCTGTTTGCCAGGAAGATGCTTATGTATGGTTCATCAAGTACAAAACCGCTGCAGGCGAGTACATTGAACAATATGGAACGGTCTCCTTGATCGGAAAGTAA
- the thiS gene encoding sulfur carrier protein ThiS, translating into MELTVNQKKITVDSNLSVGQLIVQLLGDHTRGVAVAVGQEIIPRSSWNEVLLKGNESVTLITATQGG; encoded by the coding sequence GTGGAACTCACGGTAAATCAAAAGAAAATCACAGTTGACAGCAACCTGTCTGTCGGACAACTGATTGTACAGCTGCTTGGTGATCACACTAGGGGTGTAGCGGTTGCGGTAGGCCAGGAAATTATTCCCCGTTCTTCGTGGAACGAGGTCCTTCTGAAGGGAAATGAATCTGTAACATTGATTACCGCTACACAAGGCGGATAA
- the thiC gene encoding phosphomethylpyrimidine synthase ThiC, whose product MNNITRTPFPASRKIYVNGSLHNIKVAMREIALSDTRLSNGSAEKNPSVTVYDASGPYTDPFASIDLKRGLLPLRESWIIDRGDTLQLDSVSSDYGKLRLNDKKLDDLRFPHLRLPRKAKQGSNVSQMHYAKRGIITPEMEYVAIRENQRADEHRATMGTANINLNDQHPGESFGARIPKGLITPEFVRQEIAAGRAVLPSNINHPEAEPMIIGRNFLVKINANIGNSAVSSGIEEEVEKAVWACRWGADTIMDLSTGKNIHETREWILRNSPVPIGTVPIYQALEKTGGKPEELTWEIFRDTLVEQAEQGVDYFTIHAGVLLRYVPLTARRLTGIVSRGGSILAKWCLAHHKENFLYTHFEEICEIMKSYDVAFSLGDGLRPGSIYDANDEAQFAELKTLGELTRVAWKHEVQTIIEGPGHIPMHMIRENMEKQLQECQEAPFYTLGPLTTDIAPGYDHITSAIGAAMIGWFGTSMLCYVTPKEHLGLPDKKDVKDGVIAYKLAAHAADLAKGHPGAQYRDNALSKARFEFRWEDQFNLSLDPDTARQFHDATLPADGAKVAHFCSMCGPHFCSMKITQEVRDFAQSGMKEKSEEFLKTGSELYL is encoded by the coding sequence ATGAACAACATCACCAGAACTCCGTTCCCGGCAAGCAGGAAAATATATGTGAACGGATCGCTTCATAATATTAAGGTGGCAATGAGGGAGATAGCCTTGAGTGATACCCGCCTTTCGAACGGATCAGCCGAAAAAAATCCGTCGGTTACGGTATATGATGCATCCGGACCATACACCGATCCCTTCGCATCCATTGACCTAAAACGCGGGTTGCTTCCTCTGCGTGAATCCTGGATTATTGATCGCGGAGACACGCTGCAGCTGGACAGTGTTTCTTCGGATTATGGCAAATTGCGCCTGAACGATAAGAAACTGGATGACCTGCGGTTTCCGCACCTTCGGCTGCCACGCAAGGCAAAACAGGGAAGCAATGTGTCACAGATGCATTACGCGAAGAGAGGAATCATCACTCCGGAAATGGAGTACGTTGCCATTCGGGAAAACCAGCGTGCGGATGAACACCGAGCGACAATGGGCACTGCCAATATTAATTTGAATGATCAGCATCCGGGGGAATCGTTTGGGGCACGGATACCGAAAGGACTCATTACACCTGAATTTGTGAGGCAGGAAATAGCGGCCGGGCGGGCTGTCCTGCCCAGTAATATCAATCATCCGGAAGCGGAACCAATGATCATCGGTCGTAATTTCCTTGTCAAGATCAATGCCAACATCGGCAACAGCGCCGTGAGTTCCGGAATTGAAGAAGAAGTTGAAAAAGCCGTTTGGGCGTGTCGCTGGGGTGCCGATACTATAATGGATCTTTCCACAGGAAAAAATATTCATGAAACACGCGAATGGATTTTACGCAATTCTCCTGTGCCCATAGGTACAGTTCCAATTTATCAGGCGCTGGAAAAAACAGGAGGGAAGCCGGAAGAACTGACCTGGGAAATTTTCCGTGATACGCTGGTGGAGCAGGCAGAGCAGGGCGTGGATTATTTCACCATTCATGCGGGGGTTCTTTTGCGTTATGTGCCTCTTACGGCGCGCAGATTGACAGGAATCGTAAGCAGGGGAGGGTCTATCCTGGCCAAATGGTGCCTGGCCCATCATAAAGAGAATTTTCTTTACACGCACTTCGAAGAAATATGTGAGATTATGAAGTCCTATGATGTCGCATTTTCCCTTGGAGACGGATTACGCCCCGGGAGCATTTATGATGCGAATGACGAAGCGCAGTTCGCCGAACTCAAAACCCTGGGGGAACTTACCCGCGTGGCGTGGAAGCATGAGGTGCAGACAATTATTGAAGGCCCGGGACACATTCCAATGCATATGATCCGGGAGAATATGGAAAAACAGCTTCAGGAATGCCAGGAAGCGCCATTCTATACCCTGGGCCCTCTAACCACCGATATCGCACCCGGTTATGATCACATCACTTCCGCCATCGGTGCTGCGATGATAGGATGGTTCGGGACTTCTATGCTCTGCTATGTTACGCCAAAAGAACATCTTGGTTTGCCGGATAAAAAAGACGTGAAGGATGGTGTGATCGCCTATAAGCTGGCGGCACATGCCGCGGATCTGGCAAAAGGACACCCGGGTGCCCAATACCGTGACAATGCGCTGAGTAAAGCGCGTTTCGAATTTCGCTGGGAGGATCAGTTCAATCTTTCACTCGATCCGGATACTGCACGGCAATTTCACGATGCCACACTTCCGGCCGATGGGGCGAAGGTGGCGCATTTTTGTTCTATGTGCGGACCGCATTTTTGCTCCATGAAAATTACCCAGGAGGTTCGCGATTTTGCCCAATCAGGCATGAAAGAAAAATCAGAAGAGTTTTTAAAGACCGGCTCGGAGCTTTACCTGTGA
- a CDS encoding hydroxymethylpyrimidine/phosphomethylpyrimidine kinase, translating to MGTARPFALSIAGYDPSGGAGLLADIKTFENCKVYGLGVQSALTWQNEMEFSEIRWESTDSILQQMNLLGKMHRVRFIKVGLIRDIEALETLLEQAGQLWPGVKVIWDPILSASAGFEFHKAFNPAVLQRVLKKIYIVTPNIPESVILSGIPDAIEAARELARHCVVYLKGGHSASGKDYVFRGKDFFVLRRMAAPAWPKHGSGCIFSAAFTAQLARGFKLHPAALRAKSYIHRYLSSSNSLLGYHKR from the coding sequence ATGGGCACTGCACGACCATTTGCACTGAGCATCGCCGGATACGATCCTTCCGGAGGAGCCGGCCTGTTGGCCGACATTAAGACCTTTGAGAACTGTAAAGTGTATGGCCTTGGCGTGCAGTCGGCGCTTACCTGGCAAAACGAAATGGAGTTTTCGGAAATACGATGGGAAAGTACGGATAGCATCCTGCAGCAAATGAACCTGCTGGGGAAAATGCATCGTGTTCGCTTTATCAAAGTTGGGCTGATCCGGGATATCGAAGCACTGGAAACGCTCTTGGAGCAAGCCGGTCAATTATGGCCGGGAGTAAAAGTAATTTGGGATCCGATTCTGTCTGCCTCCGCCGGTTTTGAATTTCACAAGGCGTTTAATCCTGCCGTACTGCAACGTGTACTGAAGAAAATATATATTGTCACTCCCAATATACCTGAATCGGTCATTTTATCCGGTATCCCTGACGCCATTGAAGCCGCAAGAGAACTCGCCCGCCATTGCGTGGTGTATTTAAAGGGAGGACACAGTGCATCGGGAAAGGATTATGTTTTTCGTGGGAAAGATTTTTTTGTGCTGCGTCGGATGGCAGCACCTGCATGGCCGAAGCATGGGAGCGGGTGCATTTTTTCTGCGGCATTCACAGCCCAACTCGCAAGGGGATTCAAGTTGCATCCTGCCGCGCTACGGGCGAAGTCTTATATACACCGTTATCTCTCCAGTTCAAATTCACTTTTAGGATACCACAAACGATGA
- the thiE gene encoding thiamine phosphate synthase: MNKRKISQLHVITAELPGRDHATVAELACKGGADWIQLRIKDKKEAEVAVIARQVKAICDKYHAVLIINDHVRLAQAIGAHGVHLGKEDMHPVEARRILGPEAIIGASTNSEEDILLQNSLPVDYIGLGPLRFTRTREKLNPVLGAERLVRLARIATVPVIAIGGITMEDVFFLRRRGLHGVAVASAIASAQNPVAATAEFLAECQMKEAML; encoded by the coding sequence ATGAACAAACGAAAAATATCCCAATTGCATGTGATTACGGCAGAGTTGCCTGGCCGCGATCATGCAACGGTCGCTGAACTCGCCTGCAAAGGGGGGGCCGACTGGATTCAACTGCGTATTAAGGATAAGAAGGAAGCGGAAGTGGCTGTGATCGCACGCCAGGTGAAAGCGATCTGTGATAAATACCACGCGGTACTGATTATAAATGATCATGTAAGGCTGGCTCAGGCGATCGGAGCGCACGGCGTTCACCTTGGAAAGGAGGATATGCATCCGGTGGAAGCGAGGCGTATCCTCGGACCAGAGGCAATTATAGGTGCCAGTACGAATTCTGAAGAGGATATTCTGCTTCAAAACTCGCTTCCTGTGGATTATATCGGACTGGGTCCTTTGCGCTTCACCCGCACGCGCGAAAAACTGAATCCTGTTCTGGGTGCGGAACGACTTGTCCGACTTGCACGAATCGCTACTGTACCGGTAATTGCCATCGGAGGGATCACGATGGAGGATGTGTTCTTTCTCCGTCGCCGCGGTTTGCACGGTGTTGCGGTTGCTTCGGCCATCGCTTCAGCACAGAATCCGGTTGCAGCGACAGCGGAATTTTTAGCAGAATGTCAAATGAAAGAAGCAATGCTATGA